Proteins found in one Nocardia brasiliensis ATCC 700358 genomic segment:
- a CDS encoding pyridoxamine 5'-phosphate oxidase family protein — protein MATWREFEDEAPELAAEVKRRFQLHESHVLATLRRDGAPRVSGSEVAFHDPDLVFGSMPDARKADDLRRDGRCAIHAHPADGDAKVAGVARELTDPAARAAAGAEPAGEDYAFRLDLTDAVLTTVDQERQLLIVQLWQPGRGVRITERH, from the coding sequence ATGGCGACGTGGCGTGAATTCGAGGACGAGGCACCGGAGTTGGCGGCCGAGGTCAAACGGCGGTTCCAACTGCACGAGAGCCACGTGCTGGCAACGCTGCGCCGGGACGGTGCACCCCGCGTCAGCGGCTCGGAAGTGGCGTTCCACGACCCCGACCTCGTCTTCGGGTCGATGCCGGACGCACGCAAAGCCGACGACCTGCGGCGCGACGGTCGCTGCGCGATCCACGCCCACCCGGCCGACGGTGATGCCAAGGTCGCGGGCGTCGCCAGGGAACTCACCGACCCGGCGGCCCGCGCGGCGGCGGGCGCCGAACCCGCGGGCGAGGACTACGCCTTTCGCCTCGACCTCACCGACGCCGTCCTGACCACGGTCGACCAGGAGCGGCAACTCCTGATCGTGCAGCTGTGGCAGCCCGGTCGCGGAGTCCGGATCACCGAACGCCACTGA
- a CDS encoding YybH family protein, with translation MTTNHDDAAAVHAELTRHVDRWVELFNARDIEALTDLYEPAAIVVPRPGQPVSGAGMSTALAHFAGMATSMKATLRQAYTAGDIALLLIDWAMDGPPLEGQPVAMQGTATDVMRRGADGRWRYLIDNPSGTEDQ, from the coding sequence ATGACGACGAATCATGACGATGCCGCGGCGGTGCACGCCGAACTCACCCGACACGTCGACCGCTGGGTCGAACTGTTCAACGCCCGTGATATCGAGGCTCTCACCGACCTGTACGAGCCGGCCGCGATCGTGGTCCCCCGCCCGGGCCAGCCGGTCTCCGGAGCCGGAATGTCCACGGCTCTGGCACATTTCGCGGGAATGGCGACTTCAATGAAAGCCACACTGCGCCAAGCCTATACGGCCGGCGACATCGCCCTGCTCCTGATCGACTGGGCCATGGACGGTCCTCCGCTGGAGGGTCAACCGGTCGCAATGCAAGGCACCGCCACCGATGTCATGCGACGTGGTGCCGACGGCCGTTGGCGCTACCTCATCGACAACCCCTCCGGCACCGAGGACCAGTAG
- a CDS encoding TetR/AcrR family transcriptional regulator C-terminal domain-containing protein translates to MKLDTQVIAQAALDLLDEVGLDGLTMRKVAAALDVQAPALYWHVANKRELLDAMARNVFVAAIDGVEAPRRGEEWDEWVMRLAGRLRRSMLRYRDGAKVLAGTYINDEAMWRTVELTLRTLEDAGFSTLDAGRVFPVLLHYTTGFVIEEQARLGTDYDRNPYGMDQLGQAMNADRYPLTTHMVTRFADADSDDEFTHGLRVIVAGILATRTDQPT, encoded by the coding sequence GTGAAGTTGGATACGCAGGTCATCGCGCAGGCCGCGCTCGATCTCCTGGACGAAGTCGGCCTGGATGGTCTGACCATGCGGAAAGTGGCGGCCGCGCTGGACGTGCAAGCTCCGGCGCTGTACTGGCATGTCGCGAACAAGCGTGAGCTGCTCGATGCCATGGCGCGCAACGTCTTCGTCGCCGCTATCGATGGAGTGGAAGCGCCGCGGCGGGGTGAGGAATGGGACGAGTGGGTGATGCGGCTCGCCGGTCGGCTGCGCCGGTCGATGCTGCGCTACCGGGACGGTGCGAAGGTGCTCGCGGGCACCTACATCAACGACGAAGCAATGTGGCGCACAGTGGAATTGACGTTGCGCACGCTGGAAGATGCAGGTTTCTCGACCCTGGACGCCGGCCGGGTCTTTCCGGTACTACTGCATTACACAACGGGATTCGTCATCGAAGAGCAGGCGCGCCTCGGCACGGATTACGACCGCAACCCCTACGGAATGGACCAGCTCGGGCAGGCGATGAACGCCGACCGCTATCCGTTGACCACGCACATGGTGACGCGATTCGCCGACGCGGACTCCGACGACGAGTTCACCCACGGCCTGCGCGTGATCGTCGCCGGAATCCTCGCTACCCGAACGGATCAGCCCACCTGA
- a CDS encoding FAD-dependent monooxygenase — METTEVVIAGAGPTGLMLACELRLAGIDVLLLDGLPTRTGEARAGGVHARTMELLDQRGLLESLLAQGRPMNAGHFGALPLDFHDFDTRYPYMLAVLQSVVERELDRRATDSGTPVHWSSPVVGFTQDAHGIEVEVGGPRPRRIRAAYLVGCDGGRSAVRKLAGIGFPGTEATMTGMLADVELADPPPEPFFGRRGDAGDFSAVQFQPGWYRLVVQRHDLVLNRGATVTFEQFRDHYREIAGTDFGMHSPRWVTHYGDAARQAQRYREGRVFLAGDAAHIHYPAGGQGLNLGVQDAVNLGWKLAITLRGNASGAVLDSYETERLPVGARVLHNTRAQTALQRSGPHVEALRDILGDLIDADVVRHRLGLMITALDIRYDTKGTHPLTGRRMPDLDLDGGARVNQLLRSGRPMLLCRNDNGTRRVPGGVDVVHATTPAAWRVPGVGEIPAPDAVLLRPDGYVAWVGEGGGDDALTEVLTTWFGSAS, encoded by the coding sequence ATGGAAACGACCGAGGTGGTCATCGCGGGCGCCGGACCGACCGGCTTGATGCTGGCCTGCGAACTACGGCTGGCGGGCATCGACGTGCTGCTGCTCGACGGCCTGCCCACGCGCACCGGCGAGGCACGGGCCGGCGGCGTCCACGCCCGCACGATGGAGCTACTGGATCAGCGAGGGCTGCTCGAGTCGCTGCTCGCCCAAGGCCGCCCGATGAACGCGGGCCATTTCGGCGCCCTCCCGTTGGACTTCCACGATTTCGACACCCGCTATCCGTACATGCTCGCCGTGCTGCAATCGGTGGTCGAACGCGAACTCGACCGGCGCGCAACGGACTCGGGCACGCCGGTGCACTGGTCGTCACCGGTCGTCGGGTTCACCCAGGACGCCCACGGCATCGAGGTCGAAGTCGGCGGACCCCGGCCACGCCGAATCCGCGCCGCCTATCTGGTCGGCTGCGACGGCGGGCGTAGCGCGGTCCGCAAGCTGGCGGGCATCGGCTTCCCGGGCACCGAGGCCACCATGACCGGCATGCTGGCCGATGTGGAACTCGCCGATCCGCCGCCGGAGCCGTTCTTCGGGCGCCGCGGCGACGCGGGCGATTTCTCGGCGGTGCAGTTTCAGCCCGGCTGGTACCGGCTGGTCGTGCAGCGTCACGATCTGGTGCTGAATCGGGGCGCGACAGTGACTTTCGAGCAGTTCCGCGACCACTACCGGGAGATCGCGGGCACCGACTTCGGGATGCACAGCCCCCGCTGGGTGACGCACTACGGCGATGCCGCGCGACAGGCGCAGCGCTACCGCGAGGGCCGGGTGTTCCTCGCAGGCGATGCCGCCCACATCCACTACCCCGCCGGGGGCCAGGGCTTGAACCTCGGCGTGCAGGACGCGGTGAACCTCGGCTGGAAGCTGGCGATCACTTTGCGCGGCAACGCTTCCGGTGCGGTATTGGACAGTTATGAAACCGAACGACTGCCGGTCGGTGCGCGAGTCCTGCACAACACCAGGGCCCAGACCGCCCTGCAGCGGTCCGGTCCGCACGTCGAGGCCTTACGCGACATCCTCGGCGATCTGATCGACGCTGACGTCGTACGGCACCGACTCGGGCTGATGATCACCGCGCTCGATATCCGCTACGACACCAAGGGAACTCACCCACTGACCGGACGTCGGATGCCCGATCTCGACCTGGACGGCGGGGCCCGCGTCAACCAACTGCTGCGATCGGGTCGCCCGATGCTGCTGTGCCGCAACGACAACGGAACGCGCCGGGTGCCCGGCGGTGTCGACGTCGTGCACGCCACGACACCGGCCGCCTGGCGAGTGCCCGGCGTCGGCGAGATCCCGGCTCCCGACGCCGTGCTCCTGCGCCCCGACGGCTACGTCGCCTGGGTCGGCGAAGGAGGCGGCGACGACGCCCTCACCGAAGTCCTGACCACTTGGTTCGGCTCGGCATCGTGA
- a CDS encoding YegP family protein: MAAKFELFTDKAAKTRWRLKAANGEVIAASQAYESKAAARNGIESVQKNAPGAAVDDQT; the protein is encoded by the coding sequence ATGGCCGCGAAATTCGAACTGTTCACGGACAAGGCCGCGAAGACCCGTTGGCGGCTCAAAGCCGCCAACGGTGAGGTCATCGCCGCGAGCCAGGCCTACGAGAGCAAGGCCGCGGCACGCAACGGCATCGAGTCGGTGCAGAAGAACGCGCCCGGCGCGGCCGTCGACGATCAGACCTAG
- a CDS encoding TIM-barrel domain-containing protein, producing the protein MRRIAHLTLGLLVAAGSLVAMPDALADADSGQLADISGVTDDGPTTTVKSGAAAVRVSFPQAGAVRVQLAPDGKFTDPAGDKIVLPSKTAPAVPKREDKGDYWALSTGELTLRAYKRPLRFALYDGADTAQIWAEKSPLSWKGDTTTQSLGRGRQEQFFGGGEQNGRFSHRDQTIKIFADDNWNDGGAPNSQPFYLSSNGYGVLRNTFAPGSYTFGDTVRTTHDERRFDAIYVVGKGPKAVISAYTGLVGRPFLPPIYGLEMGDSDCYLHNANRGERHTLDAVAIAEGYTENEMPNGWMLVNDGYGCGYENLPQVGEGLRKNNMQLGLWTEDGLPHQAEEVKAGVRVRKLDVAWVGPGYQFALDGCNKAHKGIEENSDARGFVWTPVSWAGAQRCAVLWSGDQAGSYDYIRWQIPTYAGATMSGIAYNTGDVDGIFGGSPQTYTRDLQWKAFLPTIMSMDGWAPKDKQPWRYGEPYTAINRKYLQLKERLLPYTYSYAVEANRTGVGQVRALALEYPNDPNTWGDKARYEFLSGKDFLVAPMYRDGEVRDGIYLPEGTWVDYWTGRTWQGPTTVDGYRAPLDTLPLFVRAGAVVPMWAQGTKSWQTRDRGVLDLDIYPKGAGSFTLTEDDGVTRDYRSGAQATQQFGVRAPDSGTGTVEVTIGASTGSYRDQPAQRRYQLAVHTAAAPAAVQTSTGALHRCADRAELDRADSGWWFDPNDRGGVVHVKTVPIAAQHSRTVTLTGTKAVGG; encoded by the coding sequence ATGCGCAGAATCGCACATCTCACCCTGGGTCTACTGGTCGCCGCGGGCAGCCTGGTCGCCATGCCGGACGCCCTGGCGGACGCGGACTCCGGGCAGTTGGCGGATATCAGCGGCGTCACCGACGACGGCCCCACCACCACTGTGAAATCCGGCGCCGCCGCGGTGCGGGTGAGTTTCCCGCAGGCCGGCGCCGTGCGCGTGCAACTGGCGCCCGACGGGAAATTCACCGATCCGGCCGGCGACAAGATCGTCCTGCCGAGCAAGACCGCACCCGCGGTCCCGAAACGCGAAGACAAGGGCGACTATTGGGCCCTGTCCACCGGCGAGCTCACGCTGCGCGCGTACAAGCGCCCGCTGCGCTTCGCGTTGTACGACGGCGCCGACACCGCGCAGATCTGGGCCGAGAAGTCGCCGCTGTCCTGGAAGGGCGACACCACCACGCAGAGCCTCGGCCGCGGCCGGCAGGAACAATTCTTCGGCGGCGGTGAGCAGAACGGGCGATTCAGCCACCGGGATCAGACGATCAAGATCTTCGCCGACGACAACTGGAACGACGGCGGCGCGCCGAATTCGCAGCCGTTCTACCTGTCCAGCAACGGATACGGCGTGCTGCGCAACACTTTCGCACCGGGCAGCTACACCTTCGGCGACACCGTGCGCACCACCCACGACGAGCGGCGATTCGACGCGATCTACGTCGTCGGCAAGGGCCCGAAAGCGGTGATCTCCGCCTACACCGGACTGGTCGGGCGGCCCTTCTTGCCGCCGATCTACGGACTGGAGATGGGCGACTCGGACTGCTACCTGCACAACGCGAACCGGGGCGAGCGGCACACCCTCGATGCCGTCGCCATCGCCGAGGGCTACACCGAGAACGAGATGCCCAACGGCTGGATGCTGGTCAACGACGGCTACGGCTGCGGCTACGAGAATCTGCCGCAGGTCGGCGAAGGGCTGCGCAAGAACAACATGCAGCTCGGACTGTGGACCGAGGACGGCCTGCCGCATCAGGCCGAGGAGGTCAAAGCCGGTGTGCGGGTGCGCAAGCTGGACGTGGCCTGGGTCGGGCCCGGCTACCAGTTCGCCCTCGACGGTTGCAACAAGGCGCACAAGGGTATCGAGGAGAACAGCGACGCCCGCGGTTTCGTGTGGACGCCGGTGAGCTGGGCGGGCGCGCAGCGCTGCGCGGTGCTGTGGAGCGGGGACCAAGCCGGTTCCTACGACTACATCCGCTGGCAGATACCGACTTACGCGGGCGCGACGATGTCGGGTATCGCGTACAACACCGGCGACGTCGACGGCATCTTCGGCGGCAGCCCGCAGACCTACACCCGGGACCTGCAGTGGAAAGCGTTCCTGCCCACCATCATGTCGATGGACGGATGGGCGCCCAAGGACAAGCAGCCGTGGCGCTACGGCGAGCCGTACACCGCGATCAACCGGAAGTACTTGCAGCTCAAGGAAAGATTGCTGCCCTACACCTATTCCTATGCGGTCGAGGCGAATCGCACCGGCGTCGGCCAGGTGCGCGCGCTCGCGCTGGAGTACCCGAACGATCCGAACACGTGGGGCGACAAGGCGCGTTACGAGTTCCTCTCCGGCAAGGACTTTCTCGTCGCGCCGATGTATCGCGACGGCGAGGTGCGCGACGGAATCTATCTGCCGGAAGGCACCTGGGTCGACTACTGGACCGGGCGCACCTGGCAGGGGCCGACCACGGTGGACGGGTATCGCGCGCCGCTGGACACCTTGCCGCTGTTCGTCCGGGCGGGCGCGGTGGTGCCGATGTGGGCGCAGGGCACCAAGTCCTGGCAGACCCGTGACCGCGGGGTGCTGGATCTCGACATCTACCCGAAGGGCGCGGGCAGCTTCACGCTGACCGAAGACGACGGAGTGACAAGGGATTACCGGTCCGGCGCGCAGGCCACCCAGCAGTTCGGCGTGCGCGCACCCGATTCCGGGACCGGCACCGTCGAGGTGACGATCGGCGCGTCGACCGGGTCCTACCGGGACCAGCCCGCGCAACGCCGCTACCAGCTCGCGGTGCACACCGCCGCCGCACCGGCCGCGGTGCAGACCTCCACCGGCGCTCTGCACCGCTGCGCCGATCGCGCAGAGCTGGACCGCGCGGACAGCGGCTGGTGGTTCGACCCGAACGATCGCGGTGGCGTAGTGCACGTGAAGACCGTGCCGATCGCCGCGCAGCACAGCCGGACCGTGACTTTGACCGGCACCAAGGCGGTGGGCGGATAG